The Neorhodopirellula lusitana DNA window TGACGCGAGAATTGACCGATGCGGGAGTCGCCTTTGTCGAACGAAATCAGGAACAACCGTTCTTTCTCTTCATGTCATACAACGCCCCGCACCTTGACCTGGAGGCGCCGGCGGAAACGATTGCGAAGTTCCCCGAAGGGGCGATGACGAAGGTGCCCGGTGTGAAGTCAAGTGCGCGTTCCATTTATGGGGCGATGGTCTATGAGATGGATCAGGGGATCGGGAATCTGTTGGCGAAGGTCGCTGAGTTAGGGCTGGATGAAGAAACCGTGGTTTGGTTTTTGAGTGATCACGGTGGAATGAAACGGACGAGCGACAATCGACCTTTGCGAGGCAGCAAAGGAAACTCATATGAGGGTGGTTTGCGAGTGCCGATGATCGTGAAGTGGCCTGGCGTCACACCTGCAGGTGCGGTGTTAGATTCGCCCGTCACGTCACTCGACATCGGTGCCACATTGATTGCCAATGCAGGCGGCGATAGAGAAGCGGAAGGTTTGCAAGGCGAGGATCTTCGCGGATATCTAAGTGGGCAGGACACTGAAGCACCACACCAGGTGCTGTATTGGCATACTGGAAGCTACTCGGCACCTGCCGGTGCAATGCGGGAAGGTGATTTCAAGTTGCTGCATGGGAAGGAAAAGCTTGAGCTATACAACCTGAACGATGATGTCGGAGAGACGACCAACCTAGCGGCCGCCCAGCCAGAAAAAGTTCAAGCGATGCTCACTCGCTGGCGAGAGTGGGCCAAAGGTGCGAAGCCAGAACTTTGGAAGAAGTCCCGTGGTTCGTTCCAGTACGCTGACTACGAGTGGCTGAAAGGTAGTCAGCATTATCGAGCCAAAACAGAGTGACGGTTGCCGTAACGGACAAACAATTGAATGATGCCGATTGCCGAAACTGAAGCGAGGACACGGAGGCGAATGCACCTCGGTTTTCCGGAACCGCTATTCGGTATCCAACCCGTTTGTTGGCAGACAAGCGTTGGCAGACAAGCGTTGGCAGAATAACGGTTGGCAGATTCTGTCGATATCAGTTCAGCGTTAGGCGTTGAGCATGAACGGCTGGTTTCAAAATCACTCGAACCAAGCAACGCTAGAACGGCTTTGCCGGTGCGGTTAAGGGTTCATCGGGAATCACTCGCAGTTCGTAGCCGTTGTGCGACTTTTCTTTGATCGCCTTCAGTGTTCTGGCGAGAGCGATCCGATCACGTCGAGTGGGTTCGAACGACCGTGAAATGATCTTGCTAGGACGTTCTTCGCCGGGCTTATAGAGGGCGATTCGAAGCCGACCGTCGCTGGCGTGTTCTTTGCTACTGCCGAGATAGAATTGACGCCACTGGGACGTGTCCATGTCGAATGCGGTAAGCAGGTACCGCGATCGATGGGTGAGCGGACGCCGCAGGTATTCTTCCGGCGTCAGCGGGTGCGAGATCAGGTCGCGGACTTCACGAATCTGCACGCGACGGCGGCGGAACGTGGTGCGACTTTCAACTTGTGTGGATTCAGGGTAAGTCAGCTCGATTTGGGTGTCAGGTGCGTACATCATTTTCTCCGATTGGTGCGAACAAACGACCAAAGCTTCACTTTGATTATTCGTCGTTCGCTGGACACGTCTGGTCCAAATCGCGAGGAAGTGGGGCAAACACAAAGAATAGAGAGACCCTAAGAAGTGGTCTGGGGGATCTGCGTGGTTGTCAACGCACGATCCCAGATTCGCAGCACGCAGATCGCCAGAGATAGCAGATCGCCAGAGAAAATCGAGCAGCTTTTAAAGGCCGCTGCGAGAAGCCGTTGGCAGTCTGGCTTCGGCAATGCAGATCGGGGCTGAGCTTGCCCTAGCGGCTTGACTATGAGAGGCCGATGTACTCGATTCCGGACGCGTAAGACTGATTCGATTGAATCTTGGAGATTGCTTCTTCCATCGCGTAGTAATTTTCCAGCAGTCGCTCGCGTTGTGCATCGAGACGCACGTTCATGGAGGCGACACGTTCGCTGTTGTAATCGAGTTGGTTGCTCAACGTGAGTGTCTTGTTGATCAACATGCCACTGTCAGCGGCAGCAAAGCGATCAGCGAGGTCGCTTAGTTTTCCAACCAGGCCGATATTTTCGTCGGTGTCAGGATCGGTGCGATTGAAAAAGTCTTCTACGCCTTCGGGATCGTCTTCGATCGCTGCTCGCAGTTTCGTTTCATCGACTTGCAGTTGGCCGTTTTCGTCGAGTCGTACACCGACTTGTCCTAGCGATTGAACGGTCCCGCCATATAGCGGGCTTGTGAGTAGCCGAGAATATCCGTTTTGGATTCGCAGTGTTTCGGTCGAGCCGAACAGCAACCCGACTTCACTGGCGTCAGCGTCGTAGTAAGTCGCGTCGGCGATCAGTTCTTGCAGCTTGTTATATTGTTCGGCGAATCGTGTGATCGCGGTAACCACTTGAGCTGGATCGTCGTCGACACTGATGGTGATGGGTTCGTCGGAGACTTCCTTCACGGTCAGGTTCAGGCCGCTCACTGAATCTTCGAAAACACCGTCGCTTGAATTGAGGAAGCGTGGCGTGCCGCCATCACTTGACAGTGAGATGACTGCATCTTGCCCTTTCGAGACGGTTCGTAGGTTCATCTCGAGGCCTTCGGTATTGATACCGATGCGTCCTGCCTCGCCCGCTTTGCTGGAGCGGATCTGCAGCGAGAAGGTGCCGTCGTCGTTGGCCAACACGGATGCGTTGGAGTAACGCCCCGACTCGTTCAGTTTTTCGACGATCGATTCGAGTGTATCGTCGGCTTCGATCTCAATCGTGAGAGCATCGCTACCCGACAAAGAGCCTTCAATCGATGAGCCCGCAATTCCTAGATTCTCGGCAACTTGGCCGGTGCCCGTGTCGGTGATCTTTAGCGACAGCGATCCACTCGCGTTATCCACGATTTGGATTCCGTCGCCGGCTTCGTTGAGTGATGCGGTCACATCAATCGACAGGCCATTGATCTTGTCGATCAAGTCGCCAACGGTTTCAATCTCATCGGCCGTGATATTGATCGCGCCAGTGCCACCGGAACTATCGCGGATCGTAAAACTTCCTGTTCCGACGCCAATCCCTTGATTCAGTGACGTCAGTTCGGAATCACGTGTGACGGTTTGTAGGTTCAGGTCTTCGCCGTTGATGATCCCTGAATCGGTGGATGCTGCGACACCGAGTTTGGCGGCGGTTTCGTCACTGCTGGATACTTCGAAGGTGTTTTCACCGCCTGAAACGTCTCGCAAACGAATGCCGTTGCCCGCATCGTTGATCCGGGCAATCAGGTCGAGTCCTGACGCGTTGATCGTGTCGATGATTTCGCCGAGCGAGGTAGCGGACGATACGTCCACGTTCGCGCTGGTTCCATCGGCAAGCGTGATGTCAAAATTGGTGAGGTCGGTCAGGCCAGCTCCGCCGTTAAGCTGGGTGAGTGCCGCACCGCTAAGGGCGTTGGTTCCCTCGGGAAGATC harbors:
- a CDS encoding sulfatase-like hydrolase/transferase — its product is MTSQLIKCIGLLSLLMASPVVSADKQNVIVIMADDLGYADVGCYGCKDIPTPNIDQLAAEGVRFTSAYVTGNMCGPSRAGFLTGRHQSTFGYYQNVSQPFDPAQGLPRIKTIASLLQQQGYVTGGVGKWHMGTADTQHPNAMGFDDWFGFLGGGLMYFPLDHPSYNGRFNPLKKPANHRDLQHTMPVIHNKKPVKWDQYLTRELTDAGVAFVERNQEQPFFLFMSYNAPHLDLEAPAETIAKFPEGAMTKVPGVKSSARSIYGAMVYEMDQGIGNLLAKVAELGLDEETVVWFLSDHGGMKRTSDNRPLRGSKGNSYEGGLRVPMIVKWPGVTPAGAVLDSPVTSLDIGATLIANAGGDREAEGLQGEDLRGYLSGQDTEAPHQVLYWHTGSYSAPAGAMREGDFKLLHGKEKLELYNLNDDVGETTNLAAAQPEKVQAMLTRWREWAKGAKPELWKKSRGSFQYADYEWLKGSQHYRAKTE
- the fliD gene encoding flagellar filament capping protein FliD; its protein translation is MARIQSSIGLVTGTDIVGTVDQLMAISAQPRERLLAKSSEIEAQQQQLASLTATVIGVQLAGDSIGTEGLFTSKSAVSSNDLAVSVEPGDDAVSGEHVVRTLQTAATHNVQSAQRYSAVDEALGLTGSITIQPSGFVDNEVSLSSLNNGLGVQAGTIRLTDRSGQTAEVNLQSARTLDDVLQAINDADVDIQATTKDGKIRLIDQTGQTVSNLKVEQLGTAETAADLGLWGIDEASSTVDGNSIDLPEGTNALSGAALTQLNGGAGLTDLTNFDITLADGTSANVDVSSATSLGEIIDTINASGLDLIARINDAGNGIRLRDVSGGENTFEVSSSDETAAKLGVAASTDSGIINGEDLNLQTVTRDSELTSLNQGIGVGTGSFTIRDSSGGTGAINITADEIETVGDLIDKINGLSIDVTASLNEAGDGIQIVDNASGSLSLKITDTGTGQVAENLGIAGSSIEGSLSGSDALTIEIEADDTLESIVEKLNESGRYSNASVLANDDGTFSLQIRSSKAGEAGRIGINTEGLEMNLRTVSKGQDAVISLSSDGGTPRFLNSSDGVFEDSVSGLNLTVKEVSDEPITISVDDDPAQVVTAITRFAEQYNKLQELIADATYYDADASEVGLLFGSTETLRIQNGYSRLLTSPLYGGTVQSLGQVGVRLDENGQLQVDETKLRAAIEDDPEGVEDFFNRTDPDTDENIGLVGKLSDLADRFAAADSGMLINKTLTLSNQLDYNSERVASMNVRLDAQRERLLENYYAMEEAISKIQSNQSYASGIEYIGLS